In Ostrea edulis chromosome 4, xbOstEdul1.1, whole genome shotgun sequence, a single window of DNA contains:
- the LOC125670391 gene encoding C3a anaphylatoxin chemotactic receptor-like: MPRAPYLDQANEVIRSQNQCQGRPTNRVSRVQTEQLSELKYSGVAYYKNQGMMDNSTGIISNTSRVYQTLEEINASTAEQRLPTVIFLVILITVGLIGNTVVIVAYSLKYPPSTFRLYILTLAVLDLLSCLIPMPLEVVDNVYPVMFYYEGFCKCGRFFGHVLRIGSAFVLVVMAVGRYKNICHPYSKPIGVLQARLCCTAAIALAIAFSWPNAIIQGMKHLYLPGNITGFDCSIDDDVRNTRYPFIYTTILFTVYVTVFLSLAVLYSLVIFSLRKHAEKQKARKLSDRLNKMNPRITKLMLAITVAFILCNLPDCILDAISTFKRGNIFQASPVVLGILPLLARAFFINNIINPFIYLIGDSKFRDIVKQSQRCFY; the protein is encoded by the exons TGTTTCGCGAGTGCAGACGGAGCAGTTATCAGAGTTGAAGTATTCTGGCGTAGCTTACTATAAG AACCAAGGAATGATGGACAATTCGACTGGGATAATTTCTAACACGTCTAGAGTTTATCAGACCCTAGAAGAAATCAATGCATCAACAGCTGAACAGCGCCTCCCAACGGTCATCTTCCTCGTCATTCTGATTACCGTGGGACTGATTGGAAACACAGTGGTCATTGTTGCATACTCCCTGAAATACCCACCGTCCACGTTCAGACTGTACATCTTAACTCTAGCAGTGCTTGACCTTCTCTCTTGCCTCATCCCAATGCCTCTTGAGGTCGTTGACAATGTGTACCCTGTGATGTTTTATTACGAGGGATTCTGCAAATGTGGACGTTTCTTTGGCCATGTCCTCAGAATCGGATCTGCGTTTGTTCTTGTTGTGATGGCAGTGGGTAGATACAAGAACATTTGTCACCCATATTCGAAGCCCATAGGTGTGCTCCAAGCTCGTTTGTGTTGCACTGCAGCAATCGCTCTGGCCATCGCCTTCTCATGGCCAAACGCCATCATACAAGGAATGAAACACTTGTATCTTCCAGGGAACATTACTGGCTTTGATTGTTCTATCGATGACGACGTTCGGAATACCAGATACCCCTTTATATATACTACCATTCTGTTTACTGTGTACGTCACAGTGTTTCTGTCGCTGGCCGTGTTGTACAGTCTGGTGATCTTCTCCCTTCGAAAACACGCCGAGAAGCAAAAGGCTCGGAAACTGAGTGACAGACTCAACAAAATGAATCCCAGAATCACGAAACTCATGCTTGCAATCACAGTGGCCTTCATCTTGTGCAATTTGCCCGATTGTATCCTGGATGCCATATCTACATTCAAAAGAGGAAACATTTTCCAGGCGAGCCCTGTTGTCTTGGGAATTCTTCCGCTTTTAGCCAGAGcattttttataaacaatatcatCAACCCTTTCATATATTTGATCGGAGATTCGAAGTTCCGAGACATCGTGAAACAGTCCCAGAGATGCTTCTACTAA